A genomic stretch from Styela clava chromosome 5, kaStyClav1.hap1.2, whole genome shotgun sequence includes:
- the LOC120344972 gene encoding ependymin-1-like, with translation MLKILLLLSLSSVVVFAQEHHCAAPSYFEATILQYDHYTNYYRRGKIFYDAFRKRVRLIEKTSEMGTRPTVDMLLLFEEKKNYTINMKTGKCHQSQTESEFHRIGIEKGDHFAQDMTIGVLPHDGVELSVWIRYENTTSSQGMHIHEFTHDHCIPFYHSFEGSHDGHKVHYHSSYFNVVTQVSDPDIFMVPKECYVRFDAPIPMP, from the exons ATGCTGAAAATACTTCTGCTCCTCTCTTTGTCAAGCGTTGTTGTGTTCGCTCAAGAACACCATTGTg CTGCGCCATCATACTTTGAAGCCACAATACTGCAA TATGACCATTACACCAATTACTATCGTCGAGGGAAAATCTTCTACGATGCATTCCGCAAACGTGTGCGTCTGATTGAAAAGACGTCAGAGATGGGAACCAGACCTACTGTGGATATGCTCCTTCTTTTCGAAGAG AAAAAGAACTACACAATAAACATGAAAACTGGAAAGTGCCATCAGTCTCAAACCGAAAGCGAATTTCATCGCATTGGAATAGAAAAAGGAGATCACTTCGCTCAAGATATGACAATCGGCGTTCTTCCGCATGATGGAGTCGAACTTAGCGTATGGATCAGATATGAGAATACAACATCTTCGCAAG GAATGCACATTCACGAATTTACCCACGATCATTGCATACCGTTCTATCATTCATTTGAAGGTTCCCATGATGGACATAAGGTACATTATCACAGTAG cTATTTCAACGTCGTGACGCAAGTATCTGATCCAGATATATTCATGGTTCCAAAAGAATGTTACGTACGATTTGACGCGCCAATACCGATGCCGTAG
- the LOC120344971 gene encoding sodium- and chloride-dependent taurine transporter-like — MSNEATTSDVKAVDISKPIVREKWARKTDFLLSVAGGFVGLGNVWRFPYLCYKNGGGAFLIPYLIFMVIGGIPIFFLEVALGQYTSEGGVTAWKLVPIGKGIGYASLVIVTLLNIYYIIILAWAVFYLFQSFTATLPWALCGQYWNTDCCVQNFKTDLKYINYTEYLLPKEDTTTAMTPITTALPITINTTEMPYLGYYINFTKCNGSYTRPETEYWENRVLGLSGGLDEVGSIRWELALCLLLVWVVCYFCIWKGIKSTGKVVYFTATFPFLMLIVLLIRGVTLPGAELGIRFYLTPDIARLSDPQVWLDAGTQIFFSYAICLGAMGSLGSYNKYHNNCYLDCIALSLLNSGTSFISGFAIFSVLGFMATEQGVDIKDVASSGPGLAFIAYPKAVTLMPLSTLWAILFFVMLLLLGLDSQFVEMEGFITSVVDLFPGFLRKGKRREIFIGITCLVSYLIGLFMVTEGGMYVFQLFDYYAASGVCLLWVAFFESVTIAYIYGAEKMWGNIADMIRYRPIPIIKYFWLIFTPILTTGTFLYAMIEFEPLVYNKTYVYPPWGEGIGWILALSSMINVPVYAIYILIKTPGTAQEKWIFLTTPQLQPDHPHYEKNKEETNQSRPPWYIRLRSNFTGPSFSTTYGVDAKGAHDNPTFSEM; from the exons ATGTCTAACGAAGCTACTACGTCAGATGTAAAAGCAGTCGACATTTCGAAACCAATCGTCAGAGAAAAATGGGCAAGAAAAACTGACTTTCTGCTGTCGGTCGCTGGGGGATTCGTCGGGCTTGGAAACGTCTGGAGGTTTCCCTATTTATGTTACAAAAATGGAGGAG GAGCTTTCCTCATTCCATATTTGATTTTCATGGTGATTGGCGGAATCCCAATATTTTTCTTGGAAGTTGCACTTGGGCAATATACATCAGAGGGAGGTGTGACCGCATGGAAACTTGTGCCAATTGGCAAAG gaATCGGATACGCATCTCTGGTTATCGTTACGTTGCTCAACATCTACTACATCATTATTCTGGCATGGGCAGTTTTCTATCTTTTCCAGAGTTTTACAGCAACCCTTCCCTGGGCTCTTTGTGGGCAATACTGGAACACGGATTGTTGCGTGCAAAATTTCAAAACCGAtttaaaatacataaattaCACGGAATATTTGTTACCAAAAGAAGACACCACTACGGCGATGACACCCATTACCACGGCATTGCCTATTACCATTAACACAACAGAAATGCCCTATCTCGGTTATTATATAAACTTTACGAAATGTAACGGAAGTTATACAAGACCAGAAACGGAGTATTGGGA AAATCGAGTGCTGGGATTATCCGGTGGATTAGACGAAGTTGGATCAATAAGATGGGAACTGGCATTATGTCTCTTGCTTGTTTGGGTTGTTTGCTATTTTTGCATATGGAAAGGCATCAAATCTACTGGAAAA gttGTTTACTTCACAGCTACGTTTCCCTTTCTCATGCTTATAGTGCTTCTAATAAGAGGAGTAACTTTGCCTGGTGCAGAGTTAGGTATTCGATTCTATCTAACTCCGGATATAGCAAGACTCAGTGATCCCCAG GTGTGGTTGGACGCCGGTACACAAATTTTCTTCTCCTACGCAATTTGTCTTGGTGCTATGGGATCACTTGGCAGCTACAACAAATATCACAATAATTGCTATCTG GACTGCATTGCACTCAGCCTATTAAATTCCGGTACAAGTTTCATCAGCGGTTTTGCTATTTTCAGCGTTCTTGGATTTATGGCAACAGAACAAGGGGTTGATATTAAAGATGTTGCTTCATCTG gtCCTGGTCTAGCCTTCATTGCCTATCCAAAAGCCGTGACACTAATGCCACTTTCAACTTTGTGGGCAATCTTATTTTTCGTCATGCTCCTGCTTCTTGGACTGGATAGTCAG TTTGTAGAAATGGAAGGTTTTATAACATCCGTCGTCGACCTTTTCCCGGGATTTCTTCGAAAAGGAAAAAGAAGAGAAATATTCATTGGAATCACCTGCTTGGTTTCATATTTAATCGGACTGTTTATGGTGACCGAG GGTGGAATGTACGTCTTCCAACTATTCGACTATTACGCCGCCAGTGGAGTGTGCTTACTTTGGGTGGCATTTTTCGAGTCGGTGACAATCGCATACATTTACG GCGCTGAGAAAATGTGGGGAAACATAGCGGACATGATCAGATATCGGCCGATACCAATCATCAAATATTTCTGGTTGATATTTACTCCAATCCTGACAACG GGAACTTTCCTCTACGCCATGATCGAGTTCGAACCTTTGGTATACAACAAGACGTACGTCTACCCTCCTTGGGGAGAGGGAATCGGATGGATTTTAGCTCTCAGTTCCATGATCAACGTACCTGTGTACGCAATTTACATACTGATTAAAACTCCGGGGACTGCACAAGAG aaatggATATTCTTGACCACACCCCAGCTGCAGCCAGATCACCCTCATTATGAGAAAAACAAGGAAGAAACAAATCAATCGAGACCGCCTTGGTATATAAGGCTGAGGTCCAACTTTACAGGGCCTTCTTTCAGCACGACTTACGGTGTAGATGCAAAAGGTGCTCACGATAATCCAACTTTCAGTGAGATGTAG
- the LOC120344973 gene encoding uncharacterized protein LOC120344973 isoform X2, which yields MGINFSLEIKQMKDTILEFEMKLLEFEKEIKLLKKTSTAQKEDDIVQNETKMDFNEKELQNQKRCQPLQRNSIPYGEISCTHSNRQGSYCKVECLQNHVIQGKTNFVCGDNFSWSPNIPSCVCKKCKTDEYCESSTSWNVLQQQIIRRSENE from the exons ATGGGAATTAACTTTTCACTT GAAATTAAGCAGATGAAAGACACTATATTGGAATTTGAGATGAAACTGCTTGAATTTGAAAAAG AAATAAAGCTGCTGAAGAAAACATCAACAGCTCAAAAGGAAGATgatattgttcaaaatgaaaccaaaaTGGATTTCAATGAAAAGGAATTGCAAAATCAGAAAA GATGTCAACCTCTACAACGTAATAGCATTCCGTATGGAGAAATAAGTTGTACTCATTCCAATCGCCAAGGGTCTTATTGTAAAGTTGAATGTCTGCAGAACCATGTCATTCAG ggaaaaactaattttgtttgtggAGATAACTTCAGTTGGTCTCCTAATATACCAAGCTGCGTTTGCAAAAAGTGTAAAACAGACGAATATTGTGAATCATCAACATCTTGGAATGTTTTACAACAACAGATAATAAGAAGAAGTGAGAACGAATGA
- the LOC120344973 gene encoding uncharacterized protein LOC120344973 isoform X1, whose product MMIYLVIKLSSIFFMIAIVDSETFLCKPPPECVNGNCNLSPVHWTNRKLNLDEYLRKKEFPITCEAERDEIKQMKDTILEFEMKLLEFEKEIKLLKKTSTAQKEDDIVQNETKMDFNEKELQNQKRCQPLQRNSIPYGEISCTHSNRQGSYCKVECLQNHVIQGKTNFVCGDNFSWSPNIPSCVCKKCKTDEYCESSTSWNVLQQQIIRRSENE is encoded by the exons ATGATGATATATTTAGTTATTAAACTAAGTagtatatttttcatgattgcTATCGTGGATTCGGAAACTTTCCTGTGCAAACCGCCACCAGAATGCGTAAACGGGAACTGCAATCTATCACCAGTACACTGGACAAATCGGAAACTTAACCTTGACGAATATTTGCGCAAAAAAGAGTTTCCCATTACCTGCGAAGCTGAGAGAGATGAAATTAAGCAGATGAAAGACACTATATTGGAATTTGAGATGAAACTGCTTGAATTTGAAAAAG AAATAAAGCTGCTGAAGAAAACATCAACAGCTCAAAAGGAAGATgatattgttcaaaatgaaaccaaaaTGGATTTCAATGAAAAGGAATTGCAAAATCAGAAAA GATGTCAACCTCTACAACGTAATAGCATTCCGTATGGAGAAATAAGTTGTACTCATTCCAATCGCCAAGGGTCTTATTGTAAAGTTGAATGTCTGCAGAACCATGTCATTCAG ggaaaaactaattttgtttgtggAGATAACTTCAGTTGGTCTCCTAATATACCAAGCTGCGTTTGCAAAAAGTGTAAAACAGACGAATATTGTGAATCATCAACATCTTGGAATGTTTTACAACAACAGATAATAAGAAGAAGTGAGAACGAATGA
- the LOC120344673 gene encoding uncharacterized protein LOC120344673, producing MKLFIFICTVLQLAYGQKQQYAPMQFAVKGKEVKLPCAVPTDATFLKWRFQRNGTDFIIDAAQVFPGYIPKVFGSFDTPAGRSELVSGNFIIHDVIVMDEGEYWCEIATATAPTAYSRKYPLHVYVTPLDPQVTAIGNNTLTEYQNTTVARCSSQAGKPGARLTWMNGSQPMSKDMDIVYKENAFDSTLSDAALDLVITNPTRFDHNRSFQCVVDHPSYHISGTGNKILSYTIFVMYHPINIRIWANLTSLHVFCEAEGYPAPSYSWKMPGGLYGFTGPSLLIQDLWELPGYDYFECTANNGIPPNATTRVKVDDLLYPDGKPGWLGLDWWVWGAIFGGIAAFVLIIVVIVCCLRHRKKASGKAHTAKYTKPLKKPIVESQDYAHTPPSSLQVDLNYRRPDGREDSFDSRTPSPVNEHKQALIDGVFNKSMENVTLIPSGNLRHSRENLYSDNRKSMHASREQLDQVASHIQTLNKSWDQLSKSRQQLNDAQDELQDVSSNLRKSREQLYHSQERLNDTDQNYPYIDDNTTRSNDYNRRYDDQDGGYGRQEPQGYDYSDQGTYDQRQGYDENRQGYDDRQGHDTYRDDQDRYQDRYSRHDNYDSYDQNPPRYDDSSYDRYDDRQDYNRYEDDRYRKDDRYPPSRIV from the coding sequence ATGAAACTCTTTATATTTATCTGCACTGTGCTGCAACTCGCATATGGCCAAAAGCAACAATATGCACCAATGCAATTTGCTGTTAAAGGCAAAGAAGTGAAATTGCCCTGTGCAGTTCCTACTGATGCAACCTTTTTGAAATGGAGATTCCAGAGGAACGGCACTGATTTTATAATAGATGCCGCTCAAGTTTTTCCAGGATACATTCCTAAAGTATTTGGATCTTTCGACACTCCAGCAGGTCGTTCTGAACTTGTTTCTGGAAATTTCATCATTCATGATGTTATAGTGATGGACGAAGGCGAATATTGGTGTGAAATAGCTACAGCAACTGCTCCGACAGCATACAGTCGAAAATACCCACTTCATGTTTATGTCACTCCTTTAGATCCTCAAGTTACTGCTATTGGTAATAACACATTAACAGAATATCAAAACACCACTGTTGCTAGGTGCTCAAGTCAGGCCGGGAAACCTGGTGCACGATTAACTTGGATGAATGGATCCCAGCCTATGAGTAAAGATATGGATATAGTTTACAAGGAAAATGCATTTGATAGCACCTTATCTGATGCAGCTCTTGACTTGGTTATTACTAACCCTACAAGATTTGACCATAATAGATCTTTTCAATGTGTTGTCGATCATCCTTCCTATCATATAAGTGGCACTGGTAATAAGATACTCAGCTATACAATTTTTGTTATGTATCATCCCATCAACATAAGGATCTGGGCAAATTTAACATCTCTCCATGTATTTTGTGAAGCTGAAGGTTACCCTGCACCTTCCTATTCATGGAAAATGCCTGGTGGATTATATGGCTTCACAGGTCCATCTCTCCTTATTCAGGATTTATGGGAATTACCAGGATACGATTACTTTGAATGCACTGCCAATAACGGTATTCCACCCAATGCAACTACAAGAGTGAAGGTTGATGATCTTCTATATCCAGACGGAAAACCTGGGTGGTTGGGTTTGGATTGGTGGGTGTGGGGAGCAATATTTGGCGGAATCGCTGCTTTTGTGCTAAtcattgttgttattgtttgttGTTTGAGACATCGCAAAAAAGCATCTGGTAAAGCACACACTGCAAAATACACAAAACCACTCAAAAAGCCAATTGTTGAATCACAGGATTATGCACATACACCTCCTTCATCTCTTCAAGTAGACTTGAATTACAGACGTCCAGATGGAAGAGAGGATAGTTTTGACTCACGAACTCCGAGTCCAGTGAATGAACACAAACAAGCTCTTATAGATGGTGTTTTCAACAAAAGTATGGAGAATGTAACTTTGATACCAAGTGGGAATCTCAGACATTCTAgagaaaatttatattctgatAACCGAAAAAGCATGCATGCTTCAAGAGAACAGTTAGATCAGGTTGCAAGTCATATTCAAACATTGAACAAAAGCTGGGACCAATTATCAAAATCGAGACAACAATTAAACGATGCACAAGACGAGTTGCAAGATGTAAGTTCCAATTTGAGAAAATCACGAGAACAACTTTATCATTCCCAAGAAAGACTGAATGACACAGATCAGAATTATCCATATATAGATGACAACACAACTCGAAGCAATGATTATAATCGAAGGTATGATGATCAAGATGGAGGATATGGACGACAGGAACCACAAGGATATGATTACAGTGATCAGGGAACGTATGACCAACGTCAAGGATATGACGAAAACAGACAAGGATATGACGATAGACAAGGGCATGATACATATCGAGATGATCAGGACAGATATCAAGATAGATATTCTAGACACGATAACTATGATAGTTACGATCAAAATCCTCCTCGTTATGATGATTCTAGCTACGATCGTTATGATGACCGACAAGATTATAATAGATATGAAGATGATCGATATAGAAAAGATGACCGCTATCCACCTTCTCGAATTGTGTGA
- the LOC120344487 gene encoding uncharacterized protein LOC120344487, which yields MGGKLGRLSCVKANDSNIRQPNKKNKPKRSKSRASKTTIPDQQTNDLIFVDKSTVVAPEASTNQQHDTSVKGIIVEDGQRSQHSEVVLMPTRELQAIQRLEPITECEENSTEPKMDTLTVPINKLTAQLIQDTSKKIGNSIELLHCPDMSTISAFTERSHFNTRRGVAAGAPATKLLTPNITGDEFTAVTPLGVGDVSTMEMTTSTLTVPPNSVNSQFISGITPMDSIQDVEYPDATADSVFERDLSYMPQHCLDQIYYTNYGTGRVYLNNNSMVTSPEYVNVKSDPPQQVSKVGNSVEISDGPGLDSDFGASAGIEMRIVSSDFSGANTTSAMTHRDLANSRDQQKKKSRNDPAGARTLPAIQALPPMNTSDRLSYGLILREPIGNRRPATVGGPEGIFHVTMEWDPYDTDYGMAHWREYFIPGVSYPPQPLLCQEQHWL from the exons ATGGGAGGCAAGCTGGGCAGACTAAGCTGTGTAAAGGCGAATGACAGTAATATTCGGCAGCCTAATAAGAAAAATAAGCCGAAAAGATCGAAATCTCGTGCTTCCAAAACGACCATACCTGACCAACAGACAAACGACCTGATTTTTGTTGATAAAAGTACTGTGGTTGCCCCGGAAGCTTCAACAAACCAGCAGCACGACACAAGTGTCAAAGGTATCATAGTAGAAGATGGTCAACGGTCGCAACATTCAGAAGTTGTCTTGATGCCAACAAGAGAACTACAAGCAATTCAACGCCTAGAGCCCATAACAGAATGTGAAGAGAATTCCACAGAGCCGAAAATGGACACTTTAACCGTTCCAATAAACAAATTAACGGCTCAATTGATTCAAGACACCAGCAAG aaaatcGGTAACAGCATCGAGTTATTGCATTGTCCTGACATGTCGACAATATCAGCATTTACGGAAAGAAGTCATTTCAACACAAGAAGAGGAGTTGCAGCAGGAGCACCCGCGACAAAGCTTCTGACTCCCAACATAACGGGTGATGAATTCACGGCAGTAACCCCTCTCGGAGTTGGAGACGTTTCCACTATGGAAATGACAACAAGTACATTGACAGTTCCTCCTAATTCCGTAAACAGTCAATTCATATCAG GTATCACCCCGATGGATAGCATCCAAGATGTTGAATACCCCGATGCTACGGCCGACTCAGTCTTTGAACGCGATCTATCCTACATGCCACAACATTGCcttgatcaaatatattatacaaaCTATGGGACGGGACGCGTTTACCTGAATAACAATAGCATGGTAACCAGTCCAGAATATGTTAATGTGAAATCAGACCCACCGCAACAAGTTTCTAAAGTTGG AAATTCAGTTGAAATTAGCGATGGCCCTGGCCTCGACAGTGACTTTGGAGCAAGTGCCGGAATCGAAATGCGAATAGTGTCGTCCGATTTTTCTGGAGCAAATACAACTTCTGCTATGACTCATCGTGACTTAGCTAACTCGCGTGATCAGCAAAAAAAGAAATCAAGGAACGATCCAGCGGGAGCAAGAACATTGCCAGC AATTCAAGCACTGCCACCAATGAATACTAGTGATCGTTTATCATATGGTTTAATTCTACGGGAACCCATTGGTAATCGACGTCCTGCTACTGTTGGGGGACCGGAGGGAATTTTTCATGTTACCATGGAGTGGGATCCGTATGATACAGATTATGGAATGGCGCACTGGAGAGAGTATTTCATTCCTGGAGTGTCTTATCCCCCACAGCCTTTGCTCTGTCAGGAGCAACACTGGCTTTGA